A window of Lagenorhynchus albirostris chromosome 11, mLagAlb1.1, whole genome shotgun sequence contains these coding sequences:
- the ATP5MC2 gene encoding ATP synthase F(0) complex subunit C2, mitochondrial isoform X1, giving the protein MEIVDRLKTPPPLVSTSRFKNSPATALQHLKMYACAKFISTSSLIRRTSPLLNRSLSAVVLKRPETLTDESHSSLAAPRPLTTSLIPSRSFQTSVISRDIDTAAKFIGAGAATVGVAGSGAGIGTVFGSLIIGYARNPSLKQQLFSYAILGFALSEAMGLFCLMVAFLILFAM; this is encoded by the exons ATGGAGATTGTGGATCGTCTCAAGACACCACCCCCTCTAGTCAGCACCTCTCGATTTAAAAA CTCTCCTGCCACGGCCCTTCAGCACCTGAAAATGTACGCTTGCGCCAAGTTCATCTCCACCTCCTCCTTG ATCAGGAGAACCTCTCCACTATTGAACCGATCACTGTCTGCAGTGGTGCTGAAGCGACCAGAGACACTGACAGATGAG AGCCACAGCAGCTTGGCAGCCCCACGTCCCCTGACCACCTCACTTATTCCTAGCCGCAGTTTCCAAACCAGTGTCATTTCAAGGGACATTGACACAGCCGCCAAGTTCATTGGAGCTGGGGCTGCCACAGTAGGGGTGGCTGGCTCTGGGGCAGGAATTGGGACTGTGTTTGGGAGCCTCATCATTGGTTATGCCAG gaACCCTTCTCTGAAGCAACAGCTATTCTCCTACGCCATTCTGGGCTTTGCCCTCTCGGAAGCCATGGGACTCTTTTGCCTGATGGTGGCCTTTCTCATCCTCTTCGCCATGTGA
- the ATP5MC2 gene encoding ATP synthase F(0) complex subunit C2, mitochondrial isoform X2, giving the protein MYACAKFISTSSLIRRTSPLLNRSLSAVVLKRPETLTDESHSSLAAPRPLTTSLIPSRSFQTSVISRDIDTAAKFIGAGAATVGVAGSGAGIGTVFGSLIIGYARNPSLKQQLFSYAILGFALSEAMGLFCLMVAFLILFAM; this is encoded by the exons ATGTACGCTTGCGCCAAGTTCATCTCCACCTCCTCCTTG ATCAGGAGAACCTCTCCACTATTGAACCGATCACTGTCTGCAGTGGTGCTGAAGCGACCAGAGACACTGACAGATGAG AGCCACAGCAGCTTGGCAGCCCCACGTCCCCTGACCACCTCACTTATTCCTAGCCGCAGTTTCCAAACCAGTGTCATTTCAAGGGACATTGACACAGCCGCCAAGTTCATTGGAGCTGGGGCTGCCACAGTAGGGGTGGCTGGCTCTGGGGCAGGAATTGGGACTGTGTTTGGGAGCCTCATCATTGGTTATGCCAG gaACCCTTCTCTGAAGCAACAGCTATTCTCCTACGCCATTCTGGGCTTTGCCCTCTCGGAAGCCATGGGACTCTTTTGCCTGATGGTGGCCTTTCTCATCCTCTTCGCCATGTGA